From a single Sphaeramia orbicularis chromosome 4, fSphaOr1.1, whole genome shotgun sequence genomic region:
- the mknk2b gene encoding MAP kinase-interacting serine/threonine-protein kinase 2b, which translates to MVQNKITEVTGFHRSFKGQNPFESDDFTKNGSHLIDSTFNFDSSPRHDMPSSQPIDIPDAKKRNKKKKRCRATDSFSGRFEDVYRLQEEVLGEGAYARVQTCINLITNKEYAVKIIEKRPGHSRSRVFREVEMLYQCQGHSNILELVEFFEEEDKFYLVFEKLRGGSILAHIHKRLHFSEQEASVVVQDIASALDFLHNKGMAHRDLKPENILCESADKISPVKICDFDLGSGIKLNSDSSPISTPELLTPCGSAEYMAPEVVEAFSEEATIYDKRCDLWSLGVILYIMLSGYPPFVGRCGGDCGWELGEPCHTCQNTLFESIQEGKYEFPEKDWAHISSSAKDLISRLLVRDAKKRMSASQVLQHPWVQGGASDTLPTSILHQRTSNARDLTFFADKAMAVNRQLAEQDGMEEQQQQEVPFVVTATGSSMRLSPPSNSKLARRRQRNSQPKGGPVSAAELRQLLAPLVIVGDCA; encoded by the exons ATGGTGCAAAACAAGATCACCGAAGTCACTGGCTTCCACCGCTCTTTCAAG GGCCAAAATCCCTTTGAGTCAGATGACTTCACTAAAAATGGATCCCATCTTATTGATTCAACATTTAATTTTGATTCCTCCCCAAGACATG ATATGCCTTCCAGTCAGCCTATTGACATCCCTGATGCCAAGAagagaaacaagaagaaaaagcgTTGCCGGGCAACTGACAGTTTCTCTGGCCGATTCGAGG ATGTCTACAGATTACAGGAAGAGGTGCTAGGAGAAGGCGCTTATGCCAGGGTGCAAACATGCATCAACCTCATCACCAATAAGGAGTATGCTGTCAAG ATCATTGAGAAAAGACCAGGACACAGCCGCAGCCGTGTCTTCCGTGAGGTTGAGATGCTCTACCAGTGCCAGGGTCACAG TAACATCCTGGAACTGGTGGAGTTCTTTGAGGAGGAAGACAAATTCTACCTGGTGTTTGAAAAGCTCAGAGGAG gGTCCATCTTGGCACACATTCACAAGAGACTGCACTTCAGTGAGCAGGAAGCCAGTGTTGTCGTGCAGGACATTGCAAGCGCTTTAGATTTCCTGCATAACAAGG GAATGGCACATAGAGACCTGAAACCTGAAAATATTCTTTGTGAGAGTGCAGACAAG atttcccCAGTCAAGATCTGTGACTTTGACTTGGGCAGTGGGATCAAACTAAACAGTGACAGCTCACCCATCTCCACCCCTGAGCTTCTCACTCCA tgtggcTCTGCAGAATACATGGCACCTGAGGTGGTTGAGGCCTTCAGTGAGGAGGCTACAATTTATGACAAGCGCTGTGACCTGTGGAGCCTTGGAGTCATCCTGTACATCATGTTGAGTGGCTACCCACCATTTGTTGGCCGCTGTGGTGGTGACTGTGGCTGGGAACTGGGGGAACCCTGCCACACCTGCCAG aacacTTTGTTTGAGAGTATCCAGGAAGGAAAATATGAGTTTCCAGAAAAAGACTGGGCTCACATCTCCTCAAGTGCCAAAGACCTAATATCCAGACTTCTGGTTCGGGATGCCAAAAAAAGAATGAGTGCCAGCCAGGTGCTGCAGCACCCCTGGGTGCAGGGG ggtGCATCTGACACTTTGCCAACATCCATCTTACATCAAAG AACCAGCAATGCCAGGGATCTGACATTCTTTGCTGACAAGGCCATGGCTGTGAACCGGCAGCTGGCTGAACAGGACGGCATGGAAGAACAGCAGCAACAGGAGGTTCCCTTCGTTGTCACTGCCACCGGCTCTTCTATGCGTCTCTCCCCTCCTTCCAACTCCAAGCTGGCGAGACGCAGGCAGCGAAACAGCCAACCCAAAGGAGGGCCCGTCTCTGCTGCAGAGCTCCGACAGCTACTGGCCCCTCTGGTTATTGTGGGAGACTGTGCCTGA